One Theropithecus gelada isolate Dixy chromosome 3, Tgel_1.0, whole genome shotgun sequence genomic window carries:
- the PRRT4 gene encoding proline-rich transmembrane protein 4 isoform X1, whose amino-acid sequence MARHGCLGLGLFCCVLFAATVGPQPASSIPGAPVTTLTPPPQSEASMLSLNLGLNFKFHLRGPAAVWGSPVTETQPLSLGPGQEPAEEVASGLRTDPLWELLVGSPGNSLTEWGSAEGGSKPQASSLLPESTSRRSGPSDWTTAPYQTRRNTVTWDTALTATALPSSVPKPHQNELELKFDMALRAGAAPTLGHRTLPLLPSLRASLVEIAGRLGPFGFFGTTLSPLRNFSGLSPPGETTSTSSASGVSGSLGFLGTTLSPPPYSLERKLSSPSPLDPAASLSFASIATTSLDPTVPTSGPDDLSSSASLGNPSGQPECGPGPCSAGELPEREGQPPEAPRPLFFLTLDANWAEARARWGLAWEAHVYGVGALFGLVALLALLALALLPWRCPPGAPCLALLDLLLLSAGTTRAFPLFYDAYGHRDRLPTLAWLLLQDLPLPCLAAGLGLACLLLSRPRPPRCPAGLAALLLLGLGLAAAAALGSAAHRPLRPLRLASRGLHAFLAAFLSGLLLALSCWGGRRRRAGAPLGGSGFKGATPLPQARSPFAPRESWRRAARTAPVAGTFGLLSGALQGYEVLHALGYGGQPGLEGPWPWWAFQLGLRLGEVGVALPLALLGLYPALCSPRVPARCWAKLFRLSPGHAAPLLPGGWVTGPPDKEPLGSAIARGDAELLQLCALAEPGPDLLLQGGGCRGFEGAAANPAPSPASSPCSDYTVDFHPPSPINLRRSIEEALCSEALLAPGLFQGPAFEDALPGLGLYRTASLGTKTGGGPSERSGEAPGSPAPAELPSPGAWPAGSSASSGSLCGLSRDSSSMLLCSSPDRPPRCPLVCVLSPPRPSGSSPSLPASGSYQALSPPSRDSPEPASELQAEEALLQEQFLDACRQIDELSVGSDTIDL is encoded by the exons ATGGCCAGGCATGGCTGTCTAGGGCTGGGACTGTTCTGCTGCGTCCTGTTTGCTGCTACTGTGGGCCCCCAGCCCGCCTCCTCCATCCCAGGTGCCCCTGTCACCACTTTGACCCCCCCACCTCAAAGTGAGGCCTCTATGCTGTCTCTCAACCTGGGACTTAACTTCAAATTCCATCTTCGGGGACCTGCTGCTGTCTGGGGGAGCCCTGTCACAGAGACCCAGCCACTCTCTCTTGGGCCAGGCCAGGAGCCAGCGGAAGAGGTGGCCAGTGGGCTGAGGACTGACCCCCTTTGGGAACTGCTGGTGGGCTCCCCGGGGAACTCTCTCACTGAATGGGGCTCCGCTGAAGGCGGCTCAAAGCCCCAGGCCTCCTCCCTGCTCCCGGAGTCCACATCCCGGCGCTCTGGGCCCAGCGACTGGACCACTGCCCCCTATCAGACCAGGAGGAACACTGTGACCTGGGACACTGCTCTGACTGCAACAGCACTTCCATCCAGTGTTCCCAAGCCCCACCAGAATGAGCTGGAGCTGAAGTTTGACATGGCCCTGAGAGCAGGTGCAGCCCCCACACTTGGGCATCGAACGCTGCCCCTGTTGCCCAGCCTGCGGGCCAGCCTGGTAGAGATTGCTGGGCGCCTGGGACCCTTTG GATTCTTTGGTACTACTCTGTCCCCACTCCGGAACTTCTCTGGCCTGAGCCCCCCAGGTGAAACTACAtccacaagctctgcctctggagttTCAGGTTCTCTGG GGTTCCTTGGCACCACTCTGTCCCCGCCCCCATACTCCCTGGAGAGGAAGCTCTCCAGCCCAAGTCCTCTGGACCCAGCTGCTTCCCTAAGTTTTGCCTCGATTGCAACAACTTCATTAG ACCCCACAGTCCCCACCTCTGGCCCAGATGACCTCTCTTCTTCTGCCAGCCTCGGGAACCCTTCGGGGCAGCCAGAGTGTGGGCCAGGGCCCTGCAGCgcgggagaattgcctgaacgcGAGGGACAGCCTCCTGAGGCCCCGAGGCCCCTCTTTTTCCTGACCCTGGATGCCAAttgggcagaggccagggctcGCTGGGGGCTGGCCTGGGAGGCCCACGTGTATGGGGTAGGCGCGCTCTTCGGCCTGGTTGCCCTGCTGGCGCTGCTGGCTCTGGCCCTCTTGCCCTGGCGCTGCCCGCCCGGCGCCCCCTGCCTGGCGCTGCTGGACCTGCTGCTGCTGTCAGCCGGGACCACGCGGGCCTTCCCGCTCTTCTACGACGCCTATGGGCACAGGGATCGACTGCCCACGCTCGCCTGGCTGCTGCTGCAGGACCTTCCGCTGCCCTGCCTGGCTGCCGGCCTGGGGCTGGCCTGCCTGCTGCTGTCCCGGCCGCGCCCGCCGCGGTGCCCCGCCGGCCTGGCTGCACTGCTgctcctggggctggggctggcggCCGCCGCCGCCCTCGGGAGCGCCGCTCATCGCCCGCTGCGGCCCCTGCGGCTCGCCTCGCGCGGGCTGCACGCCTTCCTCGCCGCCTTCCTTTCGGGGCTGCTGCTGGCGCTCTCCTGCtggggcgggcggcggcggcgggccgGGGCTCCCCTAGGGGGGTCGGGCTTCAAGGGTGCCACACCCCTGCCGCAGGCGCGCAGCCCCTTTGCCCCGCGGGAGTCCTGGCGGCGCGCGGCGCGCACTGCCCCGGTGGCAGGCACCTTCGGGCTGCTGAGCGGAGCCCTGCAGGGCTATGAGGTGCTGCACGCCCTGGGCTACGGCGGCCAACCAGGCCTGGAAGGGCCCTGGCCCTGGTGGGCCTTCCAGCTAGGCCTGCGCCTGGGCGAGGTGGGCGTCGCGCTCCCGTTGGCGCTGCTGGGCCTCTACCCGGCACTTTGCAGTCCCCGCGTGCCGGCGCGCTGCTGGGCCAAGCTCTTCCGCTTGTCCCCGGGCCACGCGGCCCCGCTGCTGCCGGGAGGCTGGGTTACTGGGCCCCCGGACAAGGAGCCCCTGGGGAGCGCCATTGCGCGCGGCGACGCGGAGCTGCTGCAGCTATGCGCGCTGGCAGAGCCAGGCCCCGACCTCCTACTCCAGGGCGGAGGTTGCCGGGGCTTCGAAGGCGCGGCGGCCAACCCGGCCCCGtcccctgcctcctctccctgcaGCGATTACACCGTGGACTTCCACCCGCCCTCCCCAATCAACCTGCGGCGCAGCATCGAGGAGGCCCTCTGCAGCGAGGCCCTGCTCGCGCCTGGCCTCTTCCAGGGCCCTGCCTTCGAGGACGCCCTGCCTGGGCTCGGCCTCTACCGCACCGCCTCGCTGGGGACGAAGACCGGGGGCGGGCCCAGTGAGAGATCAGGGGAGGCCCCTGGCTCCCCTGCGCCTGCGGAGCTCCCCTCCCCCGGGGCTTGGCCCGCAGGCAGCAGCGCCTCATCTGGCTCGTTGTGCGGACTCTCGCGGGACAGCTCGTCCATGCTGCTGTGTTCCAGCCCCGACCGGCCCCCGCGCTGCCCTCTGGTCTGCGTCCTCAGTCCCCCGCGGCCCTCAGGAAGCAGCCCCAGCCTCCCGGCCTCAGGATCCTACCAGGCCCTGTCCCCACCCTCTCGCGACTCCCCAGAGCCTGCTTCTGAGCTGCAGGCCGAGGAGGCCTTGCTGCAGGAGCAGTTCCTGGACGCCTGCCGACAGATTGACGAGCTGAGCGTGGGCAGCGACACGATAGACCTGTGA
- the PRRT4 gene encoding proline-rich transmembrane protein 4 isoform X2, producing the protein MARHGCLGLGLFCCVLFAATVGPQPASSIPGAPVTTLTPPPQSEASMLSLNLGLNFKFHLRGPAAVWGSPVTETQPLSLGPGQEPAEEVASGLRTDPLWELLVGSPGNSLTEWGSAEGGSKPQASSLLPESTSRRSGPSDWTTAPYQTRRNTVTWDTALTATALPSSVPKPHQNELELKFDMALRAGAAPTLGHRTLPLLPSLRASLVEIAGRLGPFGFFGTTLSPLRNFSGLSPPGETTSTSSASGVSGSLGFLGTTLSPPPYSLERKLSSPSPLDPAASLSFASIATTSLDPTVPTSGPDDLSSSASLGNPSGQPECGPGPCSAGELPEREGQPPEAPRPLFFLTLDANWAEARARWGLAWEAHVYGRLHRGLPPALPNQPAAQHRGGPLQRGPARAWPLPGPCLRGRPAWARPLPHRLAGDEDRGRAQ; encoded by the exons ATGGCCAGGCATGGCTGTCTAGGGCTGGGACTGTTCTGCTGCGTCCTGTTTGCTGCTACTGTGGGCCCCCAGCCCGCCTCCTCCATCCCAGGTGCCCCTGTCACCACTTTGACCCCCCCACCTCAAAGTGAGGCCTCTATGCTGTCTCTCAACCTGGGACTTAACTTCAAATTCCATCTTCGGGGACCTGCTGCTGTCTGGGGGAGCCCTGTCACAGAGACCCAGCCACTCTCTCTTGGGCCAGGCCAGGAGCCAGCGGAAGAGGTGGCCAGTGGGCTGAGGACTGACCCCCTTTGGGAACTGCTGGTGGGCTCCCCGGGGAACTCTCTCACTGAATGGGGCTCCGCTGAAGGCGGCTCAAAGCCCCAGGCCTCCTCCCTGCTCCCGGAGTCCACATCCCGGCGCTCTGGGCCCAGCGACTGGACCACTGCCCCCTATCAGACCAGGAGGAACACTGTGACCTGGGACACTGCTCTGACTGCAACAGCACTTCCATCCAGTGTTCCCAAGCCCCACCAGAATGAGCTGGAGCTGAAGTTTGACATGGCCCTGAGAGCAGGTGCAGCCCCCACACTTGGGCATCGAACGCTGCCCCTGTTGCCCAGCCTGCGGGCCAGCCTGGTAGAGATTGCTGGGCGCCTGGGACCCTTTG GATTCTTTGGTACTACTCTGTCCCCACTCCGGAACTTCTCTGGCCTGAGCCCCCCAGGTGAAACTACAtccacaagctctgcctctggagttTCAGGTTCTCTGG GGTTCCTTGGCACCACTCTGTCCCCGCCCCCATACTCCCTGGAGAGGAAGCTCTCCAGCCCAAGTCCTCTGGACCCAGCTGCTTCCCTAAGTTTTGCCTCGATTGCAACAACTTCATTAG ACCCCACAGTCCCCACCTCTGGCCCAGATGACCTCTCTTCTTCTGCCAGCCTCGGGAACCCTTCGGGGCAGCCAGAGTGTGGGCCAGGGCCCTGCAGCgcgggagaattgcctgaacgcGAGGGACAGCCTCCTGAGGCCCCGAGGCCCCTCTTTTTCCTGACCCTGGATGCCAAttgggcagaggccagggctcGCTGGGGGCTGGCCTGGGAGGCCCACGTGTATGGG CGATTACACCGTGGACTTCCACCCGCCCTCCCCAATCAACCTGCGGCGCAGCATCGAGGAGGCCCTCTGCAGCGAGGCCCTGCTCGCGCCTGGCCTCTTCCAGGGCCCTGCCTTCGAGGACGCCCTGCCTGGGCTCGGCCTCTACCGCACCGCCTCGCTGGGGACGAAGACCGGGGGCGGGCCCAGTGA